From a single Brassica napus cultivar Da-Ae chromosome C9, Da-Ae, whole genome shotgun sequence genomic region:
- the LOC106350046 gene encoding uncharacterized protein LOC106350046 produces MEELDQAEGLEEVQPDLDEKEAESMFDESIDRQQLESVDRHTVHPDPQPFKSFKPDVSNIYRPKTPFPPTQMKAKGKLEKAICKKAFNKINVELPLGDAIQISLPIKKYIKDMVTGGFRPTEQSVMIVSEQVSSMIQEGIPIKQPDTDSFVLDCNIHNERFQRSLCDLGYSVNLIHYSVVVALELTKIQPINITLVLVDRSVRIPEGVLEDVPIRINEFHIPTDFVVMEYRHEPRDPLILRPFLATAGAIIDVRKGRICLNIRDLSINFDMENLVKKPLINAKTFFFDHVSEGVDQSFIDMCSNDPLETTLTAPERNIFSIDDRVDENARLMDASMESMCVDKEEDDEF; encoded by the coding sequence ATGGAGGAACTAGATCAAGCTGAAGGATTAGAAGAAGTGCAACCCGATCTTGATGAAAAAGAAGCCGAATCGATGTTTGATGagagtatcgatcgacaacagcttgaaagtgtcgatcgacataccGTCCATCCGGATCCCCAACCGTTTAAGTCTTTCAAACCAGatgtatcaaatatatatagacCCAAGACTCCCTTCCCTCCCACCCAAATGAAAGCGAAAGGAAAACTGGAAAAAGCTATATGCAAGAAAGCATTCAACAAGATAAATGTCGAGCTTCCACTCGGTGACGCCATACAAATTTCTCTTCCAATCAAAAAGTACATTAAAGATATGGTGACCGGAGGTTTTCGACCAACAGAACAGAGTGTGATGATAGTTTCTGAGCAAGTAAGCTCTATGATTCAGGAGGGAATCCCGATTAAACAACCAGACACCGATAGTTTTGTTTTGGATTGCAACATCCACAATGAGCGGTTCCAGAGATCTCTCTGTGATCTAGGCTATAGTGTGAATTTAATACATTATTCTGTTGTAGTAGCCCTTGAGTTAACTAAAATCCAACCCATAAATATCACTCTTGTTCTAGTCGATAGATCTGTTAGGATTCCAGAAGGTGTCCTCGAAGACGTGCCCATAAGGATAAATGAATTCCATATACCAACAGATTTTGTAGTGATGGAGTACAGGCACGAACCTAGAGATCCTCTTATTTTAAGACCGTTCTTGGCCACAGCCGGGGCAATCATTGATGTTAGGAAAGGGCGTATATGTCTGAACATAAGAGATTTGTCAATAAATTTCGACATGGAAAATCTGGTCAAGAAACCTTTGATCAATGCCAAAACTTTCTTTTTCGATCACGTATCTGAGGGAGTTGACCAATCTTTCATAGATATGTGTTCAAATGATCCATTAGAAACTACTCTCACGGCTCCTGAAAGAAACATTTTCAGTATTGATGACAGAGTCGATGAGAACGCTCGACTAATGGATGCCAGTATGGAATCCATGTGTGTTGACAAGGAAGAAGATGACGAATTCTAA